The nucleotide window CCGGATCAGGAGATAGGGCGCTTGGCTCCTGGTTCCTGACTCTCGCTAACCCATCGGGTGGCGGAACGAGGCCGAGTACTGGCCGGTGACATGGTGCTCAAGCTGCCGCTCGATGTCGCCCAGCAGCGAGCTTGCGCCGAAGCGGAAGAGCTGCGCGCTGAGCCAGTCATCGCCCAGCTCCTCTTTGATCAGGACCAGCCAGTCGAGCGATTGCTTCGCCGTCTTGATGCCGCCTGCGGGCTTGAAGCCAACCTTATAGCCGGTCTGAACGTAGTAGTCGCGGATCGCGCGGACCATCACCAGGCTGACCGGCAGCGTCGCGTTGGTGCTCTCTTTGCCGGTCGAGGTCTTGATAAAATCGGCTCCGGCCATCATGCAGACCAGGCTAGCCTTCGCGACGTTCCGCAGCGTGCCCAGCTCGCCGGTCGCAAGGATCGTCTTGATGTGCGCATCGCCGCACGCAGCGCGGAACGCCTTGACCTCATCGTACAGCGCCTGCCAGTCGCCGGTCAGCACATGGTGGCGCGAGATCACAATATCGATCTCCCTGGCCCCGGCCTTGACCGACGCCTCGATCTCGCGCAGCTTCAGCTCGAACGGGTTGAGGCCCGCCGGAAAGCCGGTCGAAACGGCGGCGACGGGTATCTTGGTGC belongs to Herpetosiphonaceae bacterium and includes:
- the deoC gene encoding deoxyribose-phosphate aldolase; protein product: MIEERKRERVKTLKPAAHIARNPGCDLDLGWVEEVHVNRSAVERRTATLPGRRTVKQDWQAAWLLRAITCIDLTTLSGDDTVGTVQRLCAKARHPIRPDLLEALGVGQLDLTVGAVCVYHAFVPTAVAALEGTKIPVAAVSTGFPAGLNPFELKLREIEASVKAGAREIDIVISRHHVLTGDWQALYDEVKAFRAACGDAHIKTILATGELGTLRNVAKASLVCMMAGADFIKTSTGKESTNATLPVSLVMVRAIRDYYVQTGYKVGFKPAGGIKTAKQSLDWLVLIKEELGDDWLSAQLFRFGASSLLGDIERQLEHHVTGQYSASFRHPMG